The Cellvibrio polysaccharolyticus genomic interval GGCAGCACCGGCGAGAAAAAAGAAGATCTCGAATGGCGCAGCTTGCCCATTGCCAAGCGTATTGAATACGCCCTGGTAAAAGGTATTTCAACGCACATTGAAGCCGATACCGAAGAAGCCCGCCAGTTCTATCCACGCCCGCTGGATGTCATCGAAGGCCCGTTGATGGACGGCATGAACGTGGTCGGCGATTTATTCGGTGAAGGTAAAATGTTTTTGCCGCAGGTGGTGAAATCTGCCCGGGTAATGAAACAGTCGGTCGCCTACTTGCAGCCGTTTATTGAAGAAGAAAAAACCGAGGCATCCAAACCTAACGGCAAAATTTTGATGGCCACCGTGAAAGGTGACGTACACGATATTGGCAAAAATATTGTGGGCGTAGTACTGCAATGTAATAACTTCGAGGTTCTCGACCTTGGCGTGATGGTGCCTTGCGATAAAATTCTTGAAACTGCCGTGAGAGAAAACTGCGATATTATTGGCCTTTCCGGCCTCATTACCCCGTCGCTGGATGAAATGGTATTTGTTGCGCGGGAAATGGAACGTTTGGGCATTAACAAACCGCTGATGATTGGTGGCGCCACCACCTCCAAAGCGCACACAGCGGTAAAAATTGACCCGGCGTTTAAACTTAATCAGGTGGTCTACGTTGCCGACGCGTCACGCGCCGTTGGCGTGGCCAGCACCTTGCTGTCAGACGAACTGCGCCCGCAGTTTATTGAAAACCTGCAAGCGGAGTACGTTGTGGTGCGTGAGCGCACCGCCAACCGTAAACCCCGTGGCACAGTACGCAGCTACCCTGATTCCATCAAAAACAAATTCAAGCTGGATTGGGACAACTACACACCGCCCACACCGATTTTTACCGGCATCCGCTTGTTCGAAGATTACCCGCTGGAAACGTTGATTGAATACATTGACTGGACGCCTTTCTTTATCAGCTGGGATCTGGCCGGTAAATTCCCGCGCATCCTTGATGATGAAATCGTCGGTGAAGCCGCGCGCAACCTCTATGACGACGCACAAAAAATGTTGCGCAAGCTGGTGGATGAAAAACTGATTAAAGCCTCCGGTGTGATTGGTTTCTGGCCAGCCAATACCGTTAACGATGATGACATTGCCGTGTATAACGATGCCGGTGAACAAATCAGTACCCTGCACCATATTCGCCAGCAACAATTAAAAGCAGGCAATGAATCCTCACCGCATTTTTCATTGGCTGACTTTGTAGCACCGAAAGATTCCGGCAAGCAGGATTACATTGGCGGCTTTGTAGTAACGGCGGGTATTGGCGCCGAAGAATTGGCCAAGGCGTATCAGGACGCCGGCGATGACTATAACTCGATTATGGTTAAAGCTCTTGCTGACCGCTTTGCAGAAGCCTTTGCTGAACATATGCATGTGCGTGTGAGAAAGGAGTTCTGGGGCTACGCCGCCGATGAACAACTGGACAACGAAGATTTGATCCGCGAACAATACAAAGGCATCCGCCCGGCGCCCGGCTACCCGGCCTGCCCGGATCATACTGAAAAAACCCAGCTGTTCCAGCTGACCGATGCACAGCAGCAAACCGGTATATTTTTGACCGAACACTTTGCCATGTTCCCCACCGCGGCGGTATCCGGCTGGTATTTCTCCCACCCGGAATCCAAATATTTCCCGGTAGGAAAAATCGAAAAAGATCAGGTAGAAAGCCTGGCGCAGCGTAAAGGAAAAAAGCTACAGGAAATGGAGCGTTGGTTAAGTCCGATATTGGGCTACGAACCGCAATAACTGAATGCCCGGCCAGCAAAACACTGGCCGGGCATTTGCTATCTAGGGCGCAGGATTTGCCACGCCTCTCTTATCGCCTGTGTCATTATTAAACAACCACCATAACCCCTGCGCTGAAGTTACCGGAAAGGCTGTTGCGTGATTCGCGTGCTCAATAACCCGCATTTCAAATTTGCTGTTTTTCAGATCTCTGGCTTTTAAGCGGTCAAACATTTCCCTAGCCTGCCCCACCATATCGTTTTTTGGACTATCCCTTCCTGGGATTTCATCCGCCCCCACCGCAATAAATATATTTACCGCAAGATCGGCAGGTAGCTTTGTTTTTGCTTCCGCAGCAAGAATATGCTTTTCTCCCCACCAGACCGATGGACTTCCTATGACGTAGTTTTTAAACAAATAGGGATTGTTAAGCAGGATATAAAAACCAAACAAACCGCCCAGAGAATTACCCACATAGGTTCTGTTAGTTATCTCGGTACTAAAGCGGGTATCAATATAAGGAATGACTTCATTGCGAATAAATTCCAGATGTTTGTCGGCCTCAGCGGCGGGATCATTCGCCCAGAGGGCATCTACTGTAGGCGTGTAATCACGACGGCGGCTGGCCGCCGGCGAATAGCCGGTTTGCCAGGAAATGCCCACAAACATGACATCCCTCATGCGTTCATTATTCACCGGATAGCGCGCCGCCCCGGTAACAATGGGAAAGGTATAAGGGGAGTCTGTCATATAAACCACGGGGTACTTTTTATCTTCCTGATACTTCGCAGGCAACTGAATATGGATTTCATAAACCCTGTCGTTTTTTCGATCGGGAATACTAATAACTTCACTTCGTGGCAGCTCAAAGGGAATTTTTTGATCTGCCAACAGATTACCGGCAAAAAGCCACAACAGAATGCCCGTATATATTTTTATTAAACGCATCATTTCTCCCTTGAAATTATTACAGCGTAATACCGCCAAACGACATAAATGCCAGTGCAATAAGACCCGCGCTGATAAAGGTAATACCCAAACCTCTCAAGCCATCCGGGATATCAGAGTATTTCAGCTTTTCACGAATGCCGGCCATGGCCAGCAGTGCCAGCGACCAGCCAACCCCGGCTCCAGCACCAAATACCGTGCTTTCTACCAGATTGTATTCGCGCTCTACCATAAACAAAACGCCGCCCATTATTGCACAGTTAACCGCGATCAACGGCAGGAAGATACCCAGCGTGCTGTAAAGCACCGGTGCGTATTTATCCAACACCATTTCCAGTATTTGCACCATGGATGCAATTACACCGATAAAAACGACCAACTGCAAAAACCGTAAATCAATATGTTCGTAGTCGGGCCCCAGCCATTTCAGAGCGCCCTCATCCAGCAACCGGGTGTAAATCAGATTGTTCAACGGCACGGTAATGGTTAACACCAGGATAACAGCAACCGACAAACCGGCAGCCACATCGATTCTTTTGGAGATAGCGAGAAAGGTACACATGCCTAAAAAATAGGAGAGCGCCATGTTTTCTATAAAAATTGAGCGTACGAAGAGGCTAAGCAGATTTTCCATGAAAGAAACCACCGAATAGTTATGCAGATTGTTTTCAATTTTTTTGAATTGTTAAAGCAGGATCAACAGCT includes:
- a CDS encoding alpha/beta hydrolase codes for the protein MRLIKIYTGILLWLFAGNLLADQKIPFELPRSEVISIPDRKNDRVYEIHIQLPAKYQEDKKYPVVYMTDSPYTFPIVTGAARYPVNNERMRDVMFVGISWQTGYSPAASRRRDYTPTVDALWANDPAAEADKHLEFIRNEVIPYIDTRFSTEITNRTYVGNSLGGLFGFYILLNNPYLFKNYVIGSPSVWWGEKHILAAEAKTKLPADLAVNIFIAVGADEIPGRDSPKNDMVGQAREMFDRLKARDLKNSKFEMRVIEHANHATAFPVTSAQGLWWLFNNDTGDKRGVANPAP
- the nqrE gene encoding NADH:ubiquinone reductase (Na(+)-transporting) subunit E yields the protein MENLLSLFVRSIFIENMALSYFLGMCTFLAISKRIDVAAGLSVAVILVLTITVPLNNLIYTRLLDEGALKWLGPDYEHIDLRFLQLVVFIGVIASMVQILEMVLDKYAPVLYSTLGIFLPLIAVNCAIMGGVLFMVEREYNLVESTVFGAGAGVGWSLALLAMAGIREKLKYSDIPDGLRGLGITFISAGLIALAFMSFGGITL